The Leucoraja erinacea ecotype New England chromosome 22, Leri_hhj_1, whole genome shotgun sequence genome includes a region encoding these proteins:
- the LOC129707682 gene encoding islet amyloid polypeptide, protein MHCLKLSTILLFVSVSLSSLDRLQAVAIRDAVVSSDPDAVLPGWKSWEVPVLRKRSPFGWPAALPAQQLLMAKSFRVKKRKCNTATCVTQRLVDFLSRSNKNLGAVYTPTNVGSNTYGKRDSVGLYNKELQRYLQR, encoded by the exons ATGCACTGTCTGAAATTATCCACCATTCTCCTCTTCGTCTCGGTATCTCTCAGCTCGCTGGACCGGTTACAGGCTGTCGCGATCAG GGACGCTGTCGTTTCCAGTGACCCCGATGCTGTGCTTCCTGGGTGGAAGTCCTGGGAGGTCCCTGTGCTGAGGAAGAGGTCTCCGTTTGGCTGGCCAGCTGCTTTACCTGCACAACAGCTTCTTATGGCAAAGAG CTTCCGTGTTAAAAAGAGGAAGTGCAACACTGCCACCTGTGTGACACAACGCCTGGTGGACTTTTTGAGCCGTTCCAACAAGAATCTGGGTGCTGTTTACACACCGACGAATGTAGGTTCGAACACTTACGGCAAGAGAGACAGCGTGGGACTATACAACAAAGAACTCCAGAGATATCTCCAACGCTAG